A window of Candidatus Dojkabacteria bacterium contains these coding sequences:
- the nth gene encoding endonuclease III has product MTKKERANIILQEIEELFPGAKSELSNWDTPFQFLICIILSAQTTDAQVNRVTSGLFAKYPDPPALKKARLATVQKLIHGANYKNNKAKHIIETARMIDEDFCGEVPDKVEELVKLPGVGNKTANVFLNDLYESNQGIGADTHIMRVSQRLGLTNKKKPGDIAYDLQRLYDRADWHRVNTLFVLYGRYYCKARVKPEVSKCIFKERGWCSWCAGK; this is encoded by the coding sequence ATGACCAAAAAAGAGCGGGCCAACATAATTCTCCAAGAAATCGAAGAGCTTTTCCCCGGTGCCAAGTCAGAGCTATCCAACTGGGACACACCCTTCCAATTCTTGATATGCATCATTCTATCAGCTCAAACCACAGATGCACAGGTGAACAGGGTCACTTCGGGCTTGTTTGCTAAATATCCTGACCCGCCAGCTTTGAAAAAAGCACGCCTGGCCACAGTACAGAAGCTAATCCACGGTGCAAATTATAAAAACAATAAGGCAAAGCATATAATAGAGACCGCTAGAATGATCGACGAGGATTTCTGTGGTGAAGTGCCAGATAAAGTCGAGGAGCTGGTGAAGCTGCCAGGTGTTGGAAACAAAACTGCAAATGTCTTCCTCAACGATCTGTACGAGAGCAACCAGGGGATAGGGGCGGATACTCATATTATGCGGGTCTCTCAGCGGCTTGGACTCACCAATAAGAAGAAGCCTGGAGACATTGCGTATGATCTGCAGCGGCTGTATGACCGCGCGGATTGGCATAGGGTGAATACGCTTTTCGTACTATATGGTAGATATTATTGTAAGGCTCGGGTGAAGCCGGAAGTGTCGAAGTGTATTTTTAAGGAGAGGGGATGGTGTAGTTGGTGTGCGGGTAAGTGA